In Citrus sinensis cultivar Valencia sweet orange chromosome 4, DVS_A1.0, whole genome shotgun sequence, one DNA window encodes the following:
- the LOC102621033 gene encoding probable beta-1,4-xylosyltransferase IRX10L translates to MKIWRWVFVGLVCTAFILRIDAVELGRRHPTERISGSAGDVLEDDPVGRLKVFVYELPSKYNKKILQKDQRCLTHMFAAEIFMHRFLLSSPVRTLNPEEADWFYTPVYTTCDLTPNGLPLPFKSPRMMRSAIQLISSNWPYWNRTEGADHFFVVPHDFGACFHYQEEKAIERGILPLLQRATLVQTFGQRNHVCLKEGSITIPPYAPPQKMQAHLIPEKTPRSIFVYFRGLFYDVGNDPEGGYYARGARAAVWENFKDNPLFDISTEHPTTYYEDMQRAVFCLCPLGWAPWSPRLVEAVIFGCIPVIIADDIVLPFADAIPWEEIGVFIDEKDVPNLDAILTAIPTEVILRKQRLLANPSMKQAMLFPQPAQPGDAFHQVLNGLARKLPHDKSVYLKTGQKILNWTAGPVGDLKPW, encoded by the exons ATGAAGATTTGGAGGTGGGTTTTTGTTGGGCTTGTTTGTACTGCCTTCATATTGAGGATTGATGCTGTGGAGCTGGGCAGGAGACACCCCACTGAGAGAATTTCAG GTAGTGCTGGTGATGTCTTGGAAGATGATCCTGTGGGAAGGTTGAAAGTTTTTGTGTATGAGCTCCCCAGCAAATACAACAAGAAAATTCTACAAAAGGATCAAAGATGCCTCACTCACATGTTTGCCGCTGAGATCTTTATGCATCGTTTTCTTTTATCTAGTCCTGTTCGAACCCTCAACCCGGAGGAAGCTGATTGGTTCTACACCCCTGTATACACCACTTGTGACCTGACACCAAATGGTCTCCCTTTGCCTTTCAAGTCACCCCGTATGATGAGGAGCGCTATACAGCTCATCTCTTCCAATTGGCCTTATTGGAATCGAACAGAGGGGGCTGATCACTTTTTTGTAGTGCCCCATGATTTTGGAGCATGCTTTCATTATCAA GAAGAGAAAGCTATTGAAAGAGGAATTCTTCCATTGCTCCAACGTGCTACCTTGGTTCAGACTTTTGGACAACGGAATCACGTTTGCTTGAAAGAGGGCTCCATTACAATTCCTCCTTATGCTCCTCCTCAGAAAATGCAAGCTCACCTAATTCCTGAGAAAACTCCTAGATCCATCTTTGTCTATTTCCGAGGATTGTTTTATGATGTTGGAAATGACCCAGAAGGTGGTTATTATGCAAG AGGTGCAAGAGCAGCTGTGTGGGAGAACTTCAAGGACAATCCTCTTTTTGACATTTCCACTGAGCACCCAACAACATACTATGAGGACATGCAGCGAGCTGTCTTCTGTTTGTGTCCGCTTGGCTGGGCCCCATGGAGCCCTAGATTGGTCGAAGCTGTGATTTTTGGTTGCATACCTGTTATCATAGCAGATGACATTGTTCTACCTTTTGCTGATGCAATTCCATGGGAGGAAATTGGGGTGTTTATAGATGAGAAAGATGTTCCCAACTTAGACGCTATACTCACCGCGATCCCAACTGAAGTTATACTGAGAAAACAGAGATTGCTTGCCAACCCTTCAATGAAGCAGGCAATGTTATTCCCACAACCTGCTCAACCAGGTGATGCTTTTCATCAAGTACTGAATGGACTTGCGCGCAAATTGCCGCATGACAAAAGTGTTTACTTGAAGACAGGTCAGAAGATATTAAACTGGACTGCCGGCCCAGTTGGCGACCTGAAACCGTGGTAG
- the LOC102619725 gene encoding uncharacterized protein LOC102619725: MGLHAPTRALSTTNSSTPPPLLAPTGNNAGLRRPADRFALKSSFSAPSLHLLLSPPHQQLLASAAPKFSMRVASKQAYICRDCGYIYNERKPFDQLPDNYFCPVCGAPKRRFRPYTPAVTRGANDTAVRKARKEQIQRDEAIGKALPIAIAVAAVALAGLYFYLNSAF; this comes from the exons atggGCCTGCATGCACCAACAAGGGCGCTAAGCACCACAAATTCTTCAACACCACCTCCTCTTTTAGCTCCCACAGGCAACAATGCTGGCCTGAGACGCCCAGCTGATCGTTTTGCTTTGAAATCTTCTTTCTCTGCTCCATCACTTCATCTCTTGCTCTCTCCTCCTCATCAGCAGCTTCTCGCCTCTGCTGCTCCTAAATTCTCAATGCGTGTTGCCTCTAAACAGGCCTATATTTGTCGCGATTGCGG GTATATTTACAATGAAAGGAAACCCTTTGACCAATTACCTGATAATTACTTCTGCCCTG TTTGCGGGGCTCCTAAGAGGAGATTTAGGCCATATACGCCGGCAGTGACTAGAGGCGCAAATGACACAGCCGTTCGTAAGGCAAGAAAAGAACAAATCCAGAGAGATGAGGCAATTGG AAAAGCATTGCCTATAGCCATTGCAGTTGCAGCTGTGGCACTTGCTGGTCTATACTTTTACCTAAACAGTGCTTTCTAG